A region of the Silene latifolia isolate original U9 population chromosome 9, ASM4854445v1, whole genome shotgun sequence genome:
atttaaatgaaaataggttaatatgagtaatatttcgaatctggtcatagaaatatagtatgttgtcacatgcaattttacaagatgtgtttaaaataattggctataatgaagtctttatgcatgatttatgaatttttgatgaaaaataacataaatagtgactttaattagtaaaaattgctaaaacatacttcatgactaaggaaaaacgtcacatgtcggattttatcacatatttcagatctaaaagtgaaaagttaataaaaaataatttttctcatatttttatggtaataattgataaatccgataaaccgcaacagtgtttttctcgataaatttcaaaaattttaacctaaatttttgaacattatgagtgtcatggtattttccagaatgttcatgagtttaaatttcaaatttcaaatttatttgaaatttttatgatgtatttgaagtttatagcataattttgtatttttgggtccatttatgaacaatattaagaaatataagttaattattgtcaatatgttagtggagactaattttgagacctaagatggttagggtaattaacttgtacataaatatgaatttatgtaattattgtgattttaataagttaaatcacgcaaatccgtaaaaaccgattaatatacgatattggctccttaaaggcgatttagcataaaattgggcatgttcatacatattataatgctgcattttatttatcattgtcataattttattttatgtaattttgaaattatgtaattttacttagtatggccttattttttttaattggtattacccgaaatgtatgggaatatcgattcggttgtaatttattgtgatctcgtatcaccgttttgtaatttaatagatttattttattttaattacaaatgtataataggaaattatctaatttgttatgtaatttatttattccggagttccttgaagacggtgccattcgagaaggcgatccatcaaagaatgttgccttgaaatgcgtgccaagaccgaagttcaagggaccaaaggagttggtttccgaatttgtaatagtttattagatttactattttaggaaggccatactaggattttatttttatgctttgcattttatttatatgttgcatgcatcgctcaatcgccataactaaacatgcattttaaatcgagtttatcgaccgtgtcaattacaattatcgtagttcaccgctttcgttcacttaaaacgtgatagataataaattgacatgacctctcgctaaaataaacaattgagacttagccttaccaaaaagtagaaaccatgaaaacctatttcatgagggagtacGCTCGGCCACACTGGGGTAccaaccttgttacgtaggggaagtgggtgataaatgtctatccaccgaattcatgttgataagggatgaatcggctacaccgtgcccaagttgatgtggatttggatcatggacacatttattcgaaatttaggttgaactcaacaaaagtattgataagggatgaatcggccacaccgtgcccttatcggatgtgttttgggctaaagataaatgttaatgtaatattatcgaccaagagttctaaaagtagaatcgattaaagagttaatccaccgagttatattgataagggatgaatcggccacaccgtgcccaagttaatatgaatttggatcttggaatcatttatcatagttgggtagaggtcactatgtaaatgctataattgtttacaagtattattaataaaacgataaatgttaagttttccactattccgttatcatattgttctaattctttaccacaattcatatacgatatcatttctattttagttcaaatctccattaaaacatcgtaactaaagacaaaatttgaatttttcttctaaaatcctcgtattatccattgtaaggatctcttgtgaagagtatagataaaagttattcgtgatcaaaagggtttttgattcttgactaacctatctacttacaatgaattgtttctcatatgcttaattgagttaagtaatTTGAAacgttttggtaactagatttgtttgaaatcaaaattgaccaaaataccgcaaccacttcaatgaaagttttaagactaaacaaatgaattgaagagtagtcttcatgaaattcaattttgcttctctaagcaaagattcattgaaatgagtgggagcattctcttaaaccgttaagaaaaggacgaagttcaaagaagtaaaattagaatggaattgatacaaggttatgttaaaagtaaagttattgagaataacgatactaaacctatcaatcccgaccaataaagtttccattgtcttaaatgatggacactagaaaggaaactaccccaagttgttaaagaataagcaagttagttgtgggacatctaataagacttagttctttatttatttgattgacataaattttgctagtactacttcgtcaatattagaaaccagtggaggttttcatcattgtatttgatacataggatgattagaatatgacgactagcaaccatgatgttgagagatagagtcattgtgtaatcaatctagttttgggtttatagttgtacttaattatgactattaagtgcataaattctaaataagaatataaatttgttaagatacaaagaggtttcacttttgtgaccctatacaccacgatttgatgtatgactagcccattatcaaggtgattatattctaaacgaAACTAGAAtcatatatcatgaagatgatgcaagactcaaattggtaacccaagattaaaccttaattctggaatgatgaacgcaaagggttatcgagtactcttggaaccattagattgttaatcttatggtatatgcgtttcttgtattcaaagcaagatgtctcgtgcttttggttgaaaaggagatcgaggttgtaaatcattgatccaaaataggttgatcatttttcttttaccaacgatttaagttgacgttaatatgttcacttaataaggtaaacagagaaatctttgaagaagttcaaagagttcaaagaatcatgatttagtcgtgatgtgattatcaaagtgaagactttgatataagccaaaggaaatgtgttatagtatcacaaattaatctctcttagcacgcattatgggataatgtgtggttggataagaattcaaacgttattcgatatggtttgaactttaatcaagttactttgagttacttgatcctttttggaaattttatcattttgtctaaattatttttccactaaatctaaaacgaatcatatgagatatgagatggtagggtaccatgtttgtaagtttttcaaaagaaacaaatgctcatttttccttactataatcccgagtacaacgggtttgtggctcgtgaagttgtctttctagaatacaagtttatttctagaagacagagtgggagaaattattcaagagccacaaagaatgttatgtcgcaagaaactggtctttcttggctacatgagacgttttgtataaaacgttgtttcttcaaaacctaggaggttaaagtcatcacttgttgaagatgatgaattagtgttacttttaagaaagtaaagagcttacatcttacaaaaaaattatttgattcaagttacttctggaaagtaatgtgaattcatgacttacatgagagtgtttaagtcacaactcaatacaaggcttagagccatgaaaatccgaaataaattccaagtgaattgttagatataaaagcttgattggttgcaaagggttttgcactagttgaaatgcttaagtctatttggatcttcttagggattgtgtttcagtATGATGATATACaaatagcaagtgaatctaaaacccacttcttaaattagaaggaatgtattcaatacatgtgttgagttttgtagattcttgaaaacctaagataatgtgaaacttaagagagggtcttaagtaggacatcgatgagttggaatcaatgtttttgatcatgttataaaacgtttctcaataggttgagaagttgtgtttatacatgaagtttagtgggagttacggaaattttaattagtcttatatgtgggggaatgatttgacacttatggagtattataatacatctttaatatccggatttatggagataaatctacatgatattagcatcaaataagaagtcttatgatgataagattcttgattagttcaatcgagttgaacatgttTGATTGATTCCCTTTGCTTCcgttgccggatcaattaaataggaaatgatgtataacacttcatatactttgagtatgatgaattgtttcaaatcgaatttaagtaatagttaccagtaagccataaagattacccttaattGCTTGCAGAAGCGTTGAGGATGTAatacaaagtgtttttgatgcaattttgtgtaagggtgttacataaatgacaattgacaattgagattgcgcatggtttccgacaaaaccataatcaaaacacatcaagaTGGTTAagtaaccattgtggctatgttatttgagaaatagattttctagaatgattctaggcaataaagaacaatgagagatatttacaacggaaattgagtacacttgcaatcatgagatgtgcaagaaggatgagtcccgcacactgtgaaaacagtgggagctattctaaggctagagggcctatgtctagattggttctagacacgtactcagaaagttttgtaatgcaaatgtatacattacaaaggaaaacgaatatgtagtaaggttgagttaggtacaagaagttgataaaacctactatcCAAAaccttttcataggcttaacatgatgagtcatgacatttcaattggattgagattaataactacatacaagatcaaattagattatagaatataaaatagtaatcaggtattgactattcatatgtgataatcacatttgtcgttcgagtttttaaaaatctgaaaactccttttataccttgttacatccaaacgggtggaagagacaatattgaaccccgttaaagtgaacccggattaacatagtattcgcccatagtcacttgtatgaggtgacatctcgaagtgactagagtgtgatgcgattgatggcaagttcaagtgccatagagtcatgtgagatgactagtcgatcacagaggcagactgttatgaaccctttgtcgggcagtgaccgcttatagagttctggcaaatttataaagcccggtcgtggcgagagctactatagtattcaaatgagtcgattcttttgactaaagactgttcgcctaagatggcacagtttcagattaactttgatttatgttactacgaccttcgtaaatagggtcaaatgggcatattttgggttatgattgatgtggctagtcgaagggaatagtgagataggaattgtccacccctttgtcagggttaaaacaatatctaagggccactcgaggagtaatgtactggaaatgcgtggccacgctcggaaggtatctatggtagaaaaattccggtcaatcagttattctccagatcgaggaaaccactctcgataagatcacttgcaagtacgacccgaaagacaccttgcattgagtgggagatagtaataggacaagagaattggtgacgcacacttgtcgaggacaagtgggagattgttggaatatgtgtcctccgacaataatgcgatcacaattgtcgatcatattgatcacatgtttaaatctcaatttaagaatacgtaagggatgattcattttatagtcaactgatcaacattaatcggtaacgattggcttgctagagtttgacgttactgtcgtgggacggtggtggtcagttgatcccttaaggtcacacctaaaggatgatgcccttatctgtaaagttgattaattgtatgacgatacaagttgatcaattccttaaaattgaacaatacatttgtgagagagaatattgatatcttattgtaatgggattaaataagttttattttagtaattgaaatattttattactaaaattttttattgtttgtgaaacaatagagatgatgatgaatggttaattataattacaagatgttgtgaattataattaaatgacccattttatttatgtgatcaagtatcactagttaatttgttaaatgtaatttaattaatttataaaatgttatttatgtgataaatgtgcattaaaattaattaataacatgtagcatactacatgtgacatatgacaaattgactaaataaaatggtagtccattttatggtacatggaccgaaatattggaggtagtatgggtgagtgggtgttctgtttaatggataaataaaacactatgattacctataattttgggtagtcttacacctactttacttaataagaacaaaagtaaaagaaaagaccATGCAATGGTCTTAATATACTCCTCCACCGGTTTTGTAAGAAAGAgagagagaattttattctcttatttttcCTTGTATTCATACACATGCAAAAATATCATCTTCTCTCACATGTTCAtccttttcttcatcaaaacatgagattttttattcaaattgttcatgaaagattactaaaattattaatgtaatacatgagtattagtaatcaattttaaggtaaactactaaactaatatctagctaatattatttagtggggataagggataatcttgggtgcaatcaagaggagaatctctactttgggattttggaggatcatccttatattcattatatctcaagaactaacaagtatgagatcttgttggtgcccataatgaccgaaattatcatagtaagggttgatgatttcttctcttttaatttaagtttgcatgcataagatctaaattaattttatgactaaattaatttgtaacatataagaatatgttgtataatgagatatagatttctaacaacaaggtccgccaacaacccaaagtACGTTCCCGACGCAATGGggtattttcttttttttttttttttttgggggaatGTAAGTAGATGCCATTAATCATAAAAATATCCCATTACATCAATACAATAATAGATCAAACTAGTTTAAGAAACTATAAGGCTGGGTACCTCAAATTTCCAACAACCAGTCAAGGACAAGCCTACTATTACATTTCATGTCAATCAGCTGTAATCTAGCTCTAACATCAAGCTGAACCCTCTGAACAAGACACAAAGGACTCATTACAACTTTGTCTATCATGCAAGAGTTTCGATGTTGTCACAAATGATACATAAGACTTGCTAGAATGACCCCAATGACCTTTTTCTTGGAAGCAGATTGAGTCCTCCATTTAGTCCACCATTGAATACAATCCTGTGCAGGCAAAGTAACTTTGCACCACCTCTGCACCAGTTGATGGCAATGATTGCTGAAAGCACAACCAAAGAAAATGTGATTGTGATCCTCAGCCATAAGTCCACAGACTTCACAGCAATTAGTATCAATGATCCTCATCCTCACCAATCTATCCTGTGTAAGTAGTCTATTTTGAGCTACTAACCAGCACAAAAAAGAGTGTTTAGGACAAATACATTTGTTTAAGACCCAAGGATACCAGGCAACCTTATTAGTAAGAGGTTTCAACAAGAGATGCCCCTTCTGAGCAGAATAAGGCTCACCAACAGAGAAAAAATTCTTGAAAATGTTCTTAACCTGGCATATTTTCCTCCAGGCCTAACTTGCACCATTGCTAGGTTCATAGTCCATCCACCTTGCAGATTTGATATAGACTGCATGAACCCAACGAACCCAAAGATGGTCAGTCTTCTGCTGCACCCACCAGACATAAGTTCCAATAGTGGCAATGTTCCAGGCATGAAGTTCCCTTAGTCCAAGCCCCCCTGTTTCTTAGGTCTGCAAATTCTCTCCCAGGAAACCAGGGCAGGGTTTTCCTTGGGATCCTTTCCATACCAAAGATACTGCCTGCATATTTTCTTAATTGCAGCAAATACAGTCTTGGGTAAAATAAAAATACGAGCCCAGTAGCAGTGCAAAGTACTAAGGACAGACTGGATCAAACCAACCCTTCTAGCATAAGATAACTTTCTAGAACCCAGTCCCCTAATATTAGTAACCACATTCACAATCAAACAATTATAGTCCATTATGGAAAGACGTTTAGGAGACACATTAATGCCCAAATATTTGAAAGGGACTGCACTTCTCTTCATCCTTGTGGCCTGCTCAATCTCTCTGATCAGGCTATCAGGAACTCCATTAGAAATGAAATTTGATTTACCACTATTCATCACCAACCCTGTAGCCTTAGAAAAGTAGTTAAAAGCTTTAAGTAGGAGATTAATAGAAGCTCTCTCACCTTTGCAGAACATAATAAGGTCATCAACAAAGCAAAGATGAGTAAGGTTGATCCTCTTATATAAAGGATGGTACCTGAACTTTCTATGTTGTTGAACAATCAACAAGATTCTACTACGGTAGTCAAAGCAAAAGGTGAATAAAAGAGGGGAAAGTGGATCACTCTGTCTTAATCCCCTTTGCCCCTTAAGAAACCTAAAAGTTTCCCCATTGAGAGAAAGAGAATAAGAAGGGGTATTAACACATTGCATCAGAAGATCAGTGAACTTTTTAGGAAAGCCAGGAGCCTCAAGCATATCAGAAACAAAAGACCACTCAATGGAGTCATATGCTTTTTGAAGGTCAAGCTTCATCAACATCCTAGGGGAACAACTCTTCCTGTTATACATCTTAATAAGGTCCTGGCAAATAAGTATATTGGCTACAATGTCTCTTCCTTTGATAAAAGCCCCCTGAGAGGGACTAATAATATAAGGGAGAATACGACTCATTCTAGCACAGATCACCTTAGACAAACATTTGTAGATAGTATTGCAACATGCAATTGGTCTGAATTGCATCACAGTCTCAGGGATCTCAGTCTTAGGTATTAAAGTGATGATAGTGTTGTTGACTTGCTTCAGTAGTTTCCCAGAAGCATAAACATTTTTGATAGCACTAATCACTTCAGCACCCACAATAGTCCAATTGTCCTTGAAGAACTGGCTACTGTTACCATCTGGTCCAGGAGCTTTGTTCCCAGGAATGTCAAACATAGCAGCCTTGATTTCCTCTCCAGTAACCTCAGCGTTAAGgatatcacaatgttcttgagtAAGACAATTCCCACGTTGTGCAATTTTTTTGTTTAGAGGGTTGACAGGAGTAGAGTTCCCCAGCTGGTTTTGATAGTAGTCCTCAAATGCCTGCTGAATATCCTTAGGATCAACATAGAGATTATTATTCATGTCCCTGATCTGAAACACCCTATTCCTAGCCCTTCTCTTCTTGATAGCAGCATGAAAGAAGGCAGTGTTCTCATCCCCTGACTTCATCTAGTCACACTTTGCCTTTTGTTTCAGAAACTGGTCCCCTACTTTAACTATTTCAGTCAACACCCTGGCACAAGCTCTCTCATTCTCAATCCACTCCTTGTTCGAAGGGTCAGTAACAAGAAGGGATTGGAAATGTTTAAGGGACAGTTCAGTCAAATGGGTAAGGTTCTCAATATACTCAAAATTCTCCTTATTAAGTTTCAGCAAACCTTTCTTCAAACCCTTTAACTTACTAACAACTCTGAACATGGGCGTGCCCTGCACATCCCTATTCCAGGCAGCTAACACAACATCCTTATAATTAGTGGCCATAGACCACATGTTAAAGTACTTGAAAGTAGTTCCCCTCCTCTGTCTCTCTTCCTCAAAGTGGACCAAACCAGGGCAATGGTCAAAAAGTCCCTCAGGGAGGAAGTGAACATAGCTATCAGGGAATTGTTCAAGCCAATCCTCATTGATAAATGCCATATCAATCCTACTGTAAATAAGAGTATCATTCCCTTGTTTGTTATTCCAAGTGTAGAATGCCCCTCTTAAAGTCATATCAGTCATATGTCAGTCCCTAATGGTATCAGCCATAGGTCTAATTTCAGCAATAGTTATCTCAGCACCCCCAAACCTCTCATTTCTCCCCATGATAGCATTGAAGTCACCACAAAGGAGCCAAGGAGCATTAATCTGCAGATGATAGGATCTAATACTTTGCCAAGAGGATCTCTATCTCCCAGTGTGTTAAGGCCATACACCACTGTAAAATagcatcccttccttcttgcttTATCAAACACATTTGTGTGAATACATTGAATAGTAACATCCAAGACATCCACATCAAACAAACCAGGGTCCCAAATGAGCCAAATCCGACCTCCAGTATGAAGATTAGAATTAGTACAAATGGCCCAGGATGAGCAGAAATTATTACTCACTTTATTCCAATTCCTaccttttattttagtttctaaAATCCCAAACAAGCCCACTTTATTCATTGTTAAAATCTTTCTATTTCATTTTGCTTCCAATGGGGTATTTTCTAcaactcaaaaaggcaatttctacgccgatttgagcacaaacaggtcaaaatttcaaaatacgaccacaaccaGGCGACGTGATTTTactgacagggctgtcgtatacctataaaaaataactaactaaactaattgtatagctagggaagtcaggtcgatcttctcagggaggcaagatatctgtaaaggtccgtctatttggtcacaaatggggggggggggggtggggggttgtaattggttttctaaactaaaagtgtAAAAAGAAGGgaagcaaggaaagagcaataaaggcagaaaatgagaataaact
Encoded here:
- the LOC141601633 gene encoding uncharacterized protein LOC141601633, encoding MTDMTLRGAFYTWNNKQGNDTLIYSRIDMAFINEDWLEQFPDSYVHFLPEGLFDHCPGLVHFEEERQRRGTTFKYFNMWSMATNYKDVVLAAWNRDVQGTPMFRVVSKLKGLKKGLLKLNKENFEYIENLTHLTELSLKHFQSLLVTDPSNKEWIENERACARVLTEIVKVGDQFLKQKAKCD